The DNA window TGCAGAATCCCAGTCAATTTCAACACCATGGTATCTCTTATAAGCGGGGAGTATCCCCCCACTCTGAAACCCGAAGAAAAGGACGCCCTCATTGAGACTGCCAAGGACTGGTCGATAGGCAATGGTCTCGCAGTCAGGCCTCCGCCAACCGTGATAGCCTCCGGGACAGATCCCAAGGGTATTGTTGCTATCAATGTGCCCGTCACACTCTTCCCCAGCCCCTTTCCGAGGCAGTGCTTCTCCCAGGGCAAGGCGGTCCAGAAGACTTACAACGAGCTGTATGCCTCGGTGAGTAGGGATGAAGAGTTTCTGGAACAAGTAGTGAAGGAGTATGTAAGCTCCAAACTCTGTTAATGTCAGCTGCTGAACAGTCCTAGGGTTGCAGATGGTGATGAGTTTATTCGAAACTTATGGGACGTACataccaaggtcaaggctgaGGGATATACACAGGCAAGAATCTATGCATTGAACGAAACTACCTTATAGCTGACAGAACGATAGCACCTATCCCTGGGTTTGTTCCGATCCGACTACATGGTTCACCAGGATACCCACACTTCTCCCCCTTCTCTGCAAGTCAAGCAGGTAGAGTTCAACACCATTGCCTCTTCTTTCGGTGGTCTCTCAACACACACTTCCTCTCTCCACAAGTAGTTACCACTAAGAACCAGGTTCTTGATGATACAAGACTGACAACGATAGGTATCTTGCTACAACGGAGTATCCTATCTTGGAAAATTCCATCGCTCAAGGAACGCTGGATCTACCAGAAAACACCAGTACTCGCGGCTTGGCAGCAGGTATTGAGGCAGCTTACAACACTTACCCTCAATCCGAACTTGGCCATCAAAAATGTGTCATCTTCCTGGTTCAGGATGGCGAGAGGAACGTTTTTGACCAGCGCCACCTCGAGTATCAAATTATCAACTCTTCTCCGTCTATCCCCGTCTTCAGACTCCCATACTCTCAAATCCTGAAGCATACAACAATCGCAGAAACCTCTGAAAGACAACTCCTGTACCATCTTCCCCGAAATCCCGCCAAGGTTTACGAAGTTGCTGTCATCTACATGCGATCTGGGTACGGACCTTCCGACTACCCTGACCAACAAGCCTGGGATGCTCGATACCACTTGGAGAGATCAAACGCAATCAAGTGCCCTACTGTCCTTACTCAACTGGCCGGAACAAAGAAGGTTCAGCAGATTCTGGCGACACCGCGACCGTCGTCCTCACCTTCAGCTCTCAGCAGATTTATCCGCGATGACACCGGGGATGCCGCTGAACTATGGCGCACATTCACCAACATTTACCCTATGGATACAAGCGATGCTGGCCTTGAGGCTCGAAAGAAGGCCCTTGACCCCAAGGCTTGCCAAGATTATGTGTTGAAGCCTCAGCGAGAAGGTGGCGGAAACAACATCTACCGGGGAGCCATTCCCGATTTCCTCAAGTCTGTTCCCGAGTCCCACTGGGGATCTTACATCCTCATGGAGCTCATCACTCCTCCCCCAGTTAACAACATAATCCTCCGTAACGGCACCCTCGAACAAGGAGGCGTTATTTGTGAATTGGGAATCTATGGCACTTGTGTATGGGATCAGAACACAGGAAAGGTTCATCACAACGAAGAGGCCGGGTACCTCTTGCGCACAAAGGGTGATAAGAGTGAGGAGGGCGGTGTTGCTGCTGGTTTTGGATGTATGGATAGCTGCACTTTGGTATAGAGCCCCCATATTCCCTAGATAACAGAGGATACAGCGACCCAATGAAGTCATCTTTCTACCTTTCCTCGGCTTCCGTTTTCCCTTTGAGGCAGTCGGGCGTACATGTTGAAGTCGGCCGAATTTGCCTTTGCTTTTCATCCGTGACTACTTCTACTTCTTACTCAGTTATGTGCTTGGTCAGTCTTAGGTACCTGGTTAGTAGCTGCCTGCTAGGAggtaagtaggtaggtattcaAAGCTAATCGAATTATCCATAAGACAGTTTGATACCCTATTCTATCCCATCGCTATATCACTTGGTTATGCTCGCATTCGTTCTTTCGTAACCTTTCTTTTCATCGGAATCTCCAAGCCATCATCAGTTAGACTTTCCACCGTCACCCAGCACTTTGCCGCACATCTTAAGTACAATTCTTACGAAAATCCCAATTCAATACTAGGTAGTGCCTGTATAGACTCGACTTTAGACCAGGAGACCAAGATGTCGTCACCAGGACCCTGTCAATCTCGACTCCGCAGACCATGGTTAAGAAATCCACCGGTTCAAGGATTGGTTATACTAACCCTAGCATGGCAGGCCATCGCATCGCCTTTCCTTTAGATATTATCACGGTGGCGGATGGTGACCAGCGATCGCTGGTTGTTGATGCCTATGTTGATCGCCTGCGTTGTTTGATATGCAGTATTGTCAAGTTGTCCTAGCAGACATCTCATCAGGGACCTTGGCTCTTTCGGCAttttatcttatttattCGAAAGCCTCATTTGCTACAGAGGCTAGTCGTTGTATCATTTTTAGCATGTTAATATCCATGCTGGTTAGAATGCCAAAAGCTCCTCTGATCAAGGCGCATGGTTCCCTGGGGAATCCAGTTGGGGAGATTTATCTAGTTATGTTTTATATTGGACTTTTCCAGTGTCCATGCGTTGTTCATTAGCTCACGGTAATCCTGGGAGCCATGCGCTTGCATAGCCATTGGCTTCTTTAGATTGGGCACCGCTTCTTGGGTCTTAGTTGAGACACTTAGACAATGACTTCGCCGCGAGTATCAACTTTACGGAGTGACCACTCGCCGGGTAGGAGATGAATCTGTAGATTGGAAACAGGTTGCTTTAAGGATCAAATTGGCCATTATCAGCACAACAACAAGGTTAGAGTCAAATGTCATTCATCTCAACATGATGGAGTTTAATAACAACTGATAGACATGGTAATCATTTCTTGTCACCGACTTACTCAACTACATCGTGAATATGTGAtgttaaaaagtatattgcATCGTGGTATCATACAGTTCCTCCAACGGCTGTCCTTAAAGCTCATCGTACATTGCACCCATACATTAGCATCAACAAAAGAGACCATctttgagagagagaggagagcAGCGGTCGGGGTATTGTGGCGCCACGAAAAGGTTGCATCCATATATGGACACGAATCGACCAAGGGTTATGTTTACTCGCCCTGCTCGGGAGCTTGGGGGCGTCGAAGAACCTCGATTTGGCCTGAACCATGTTAGAAGATGAAGCAATGTCGAACTGGGAGGGTGGACATACGCTGGACAACGCTGAAGCTTGTGCGGTTCTGGCCGTTGGCGTCAGTGTAAGGCTGGAGAGTAGCGTCGCCCTCGACGTAGACGGTAGCACTGTATGAATTGTCAGAATGGCCTGTCTCTGAATGTGTCGAATAGCTAGCTGGCTCTTATCATACCCCTTGGGAAGGCTCATGAGGTAGTCTCGGGAAGCACCCTCGGCGAAGCTTGTAACCTTGAACCAGCTCGTCTTGCGGTTTTCGCGAGAACCGCTGTTGCTAGCGACAGCGTAGCGGACGATTTCGCGGCCGGTGCTGGTGGGGTGAACCTCTGGGGTGTCGGCAAGGTTACCAACGATGGTGATCTTGGCCAGAGGTCGAGCAGTGGTGGTGCTGAAAGAACGGGCAGAGAAAGCCGGGGCAACGGCGGCACGACGGAAGATAGTAGAGAAAGACATGGTGTATGTGTGTGATGGTGTctgcttttttaattttttttacttttctttgtttgtATTCGTCGTTAGCTGGAGGGGAACGAGAGAAGCTGAAGCGGAGACAAAAAATTGACGGGGATTTGTTGATAAGGAAGGGACTGTGACTTTGATGACAGTCGCGTAGTTTCGAAATCCTGGGACGCGATAGGGTAGGAAGCTGAAATTGAAAGGGGATCCTCTTCAATGCGTTATTTGATTGGTTTTTGAGTAGAGCTGTTGTGCGACCCGATAAACGGGTGCCGTTGAGGTTGATGGCTCGGATAGGTACATATGTACAGCATATCGTTATAGACATGCTTTATTCAACCTCACAGTATTGTGCCTCGACCAAACCAGCATTCAAAAACCAAGAACTGCTTGATCCCAAAAACGGACTCTTCAATTCGAACAAAGTTCaaataaataagatttaagATAGAGAATTCCACCCAAATACTTAAAACCTACCTGCTACCTATGCCATCCTACTGCCAAGGTCACTACTATCTCATCTAGTGATACTATGTAAATGCTCTAGACTAGATAGATCACCACCACTAAATCAGCCAAGCATCGTCATTTTGAcccaagaaagaaagatggCGGCTCAAAGTTCAGCGCCCCCTCGATCTTTGGCTTAAAAAGATAGATTGGATTTCCAAAGAGATTGAATGAGGCGTACCTGGATTTCAGGCTCAGACTTTTGGTCATGGAACTCAATGTGAGCTAGCTTCTCCCACTAGAGAGGGTCTCGTTCGTTCGCTTAGATACCCCTGCAAGCTAGACTTACCCGATCGGGTTGTCAATAGACGCCCTCAATAGCCGCGCTCTATAGATCTAGGCATGACAGTAACGCTTTACTCCAAACGGAGACAAAGATTTCTGTTTATTTCTTATTGACAGAGAGGGGGAGTAATAAAAATGGAAGGGGGAAGGCTGAATACACTACTAATGCTACTAATTGAGAGTTGCTAATTCTGGACCCTAACCCCCCAGGAATGCCCATCATGTTGTCTAAGTCGCCGCCCTATTGAGCTTTACATCCTTATTGACGGGCTGAATTGGCCGACTATTTATGTTTTTCAATTCAAACACACTGTATAAAGTTACCAACACAGCCGTTACGTATCTTCTTGAGTGAGGTCCTTGCGCTTCCCGCTTTGATCAACCGTTGGGCCAAGACGTTGCCATCTTTGCATCTGTCAACCTCACCAATAGCCAACATCACCAAGTTGCTTTGACTTTTTCTTCATATATCTCAACCACTCACTCATAAGCCTCAAAAGCTTCTTCCACCTCACCATCGACGTCATGACCGACTCAATCCACTTGTTCGGTCGTGACGACCTCTCTGTAATAGCAGCTCCTGGACCGGGAACAATCACAACTCCATCCCTCACAGCCAATCTCGTCTGCAGAGTGCTTTTCGGCATAATCGCCAACCTAGCATGCATAGTGCCTCTGAAGAACCTCTATCGCAACGGGGAATTTGCAGCTGTTGTCTTCATTGCCAATATCGAATTGGCAAATCTCGACACAATCATCAACGCCCTCATCTGGAGAGACGACGACACTAGCAAGTGGTGGTCTGGACAAGGATTCTGCGACGTCAGCCCTTATTATACCAACTTTTTGAATGCATTGTTCGGGACCTGTCTGCTTGCCGTCATGCGCAACCTCGCTCAGCAAGTTGGTCTTCTACGTGCTAATCCTCTGTCTGTCCAAGAGAAGCGCCGGCGCAATCTTGTTCAAGCACTCATCATGTTTCCGCTTCCTATCCTTCAGATCGCCTGGGTCTGGCCTTTAACTACACAAAGATATGCGGTAGCTACTCTTGTCGGGTGCAGTTGGATCGCATGGCCTGCCTGGCCTTATATGACCTTCTTCGTCATTGCTCCGGTTGTTGTTGCGTTGATAACATCCGGCTACGCGAGTGAGTTCACCTGTCTCCTTTCCCAATCCATGCACAGCCTAGACTGACTGAAATCAAAAAGTTCTCACTTATATCCGCTTTCGCCAAATCGCAAGGACCACTCGGACAGccatcaacagcagcagGTCTGCTAATCAGCGGGCGCAAAGGACCAAGCGCCGCCTCTATCTCATGGTACTGGCCATCTTGATACCCTATCTGCCTGTCGTCATCACCCTCGCCGTTCTCAACATTCTCGGTGCTTTTCCACTCCAGCCCTTTGACTACGATCTCATTCACAGCCGCACCTGGCCCTATCCGTGGTCGGCTGTAATACTTGTCCCGTCCAACGGCTTCACCTTCATACATCTAAACAACTGCTACATCGATATCCTCGCTGCCATTCCTGTCGTCCTATTTTTTGGCATGACAAAGGACGCTATCAACAGCTATCGTCGCGGCTTGCTTTACTTTGGTCTTGGGCACTTATTTCCCAAACTCCAAGAGGAGTATGACCCTAACAGAACAACATACGGTAGTAGTTCTGGGACCTCTAACCTGATGGATTCATCATTCTCTACGTAAGTATTAGCACTTCTAATACACGACATCAATACTAATTGACGCAGTACATCGTCACTTCCGAAAAAGATCAAAAGTCTTCTTACTAATCGCAACTTAACTGCAGCGTCGTCTGCAAGCCTCAACCCTGTCTCTTTTCAGCCCACTCGCAGCGCCACTACACCAGGAATCGAAATAGGACACGAATTGGGCGAATTTCAGACCTCTCAATCGCCTCTTCGAGAGATAGTCTACCCTCCTCTGAATGTTCCGCCTTCTTCAGATTCACTTGCTCTACCTCCTCGTAACCCCTTCCTATTTCGAACTCGTTTCGACTTGCCCACTATTCCACTCCcatctttgtcttctttCAACTtcagaaggaagaaggatcGTCGACCTCCTCTAGATCGAGGCTTACCTCTTGATTCCCTCCCTTCTGTTGTGAACGGCCGTATGTGGGAGAGCAAAGCGTCTGGTCAACCTCCTCGCAACCAAACACTTGTTTGGGCGGATGCAGAAGACACACCAACTCCCGACATCGTCACATCCGACACTCGCTTACTGGTCCCTATGTCATCAACGTATTCTGTTACGACAGAGCCCCTCGAGGAAACATATCGACGCTAGGAACGTCTATACGGCTGGGCCAGATAATCTATCAGCTATTCTCGAGCGGCCAAAAGTACATAAGGCGATTCCCTATTTGATTTTTGTGACTTCTTATTCTCATTCTCATTTGATTTCTTCACCTCGCTCTATGCGAGCTCGGCATCATTGCAGGCGACGGCGCAGGTACCAAAAGGATTCATTCTGCTTTAGGGGACATACAATAGTAGCcaattataataacttactCTTTTGCACGGGAGTGGTTTGCTCTCGTTGTGTTTATTATGCCCTTCTTCATATGAATAGTCAATGGTCAGTGTGAAGAATTAATAGTTTTGTGATTATCATTGTAACCTGGGTAGTATAATGCATATCCTGGATTTTGACCAACATGATATATATAAGTGACTCATAACGAGTTTCCTAACCCGTAATTATTTTACCCAACCGTCATAAACAAGCCCTAGTTTTGGAAGATGTACACGTGAAACCCGTTGGTATCATAAATAGTCAAAAGATTGAAGATGGGTATGTGAACTAGTAAAAAAGTAGAGATAGAAAGATTGTGATGGAAAACTCGATGATTCAGTGAAGGGGCTCGAGGACCGATGATTACATGTCTTTAGCGTTCTTTTGAAGTTTTCGCATAGCCTCACGGTGTATGTCGAGAAGGTCTCCATTTCGCATGCGCTCGTCAAAGGCTTTATCAGCCCATTCTTTCTCTCGCTGTTTTGATTCGCGGCGCTGGGCCTCAGCTTGCTTCTGGCTCAGCAGGATATTTCGGCTCATATCGACATTGCGTTGGACCTCAACTTCCCGACTGGCTAGGAGAGAGGACGGAGTGAATGGGGTCTCCCGGCCGGAGGTACTGATAACGGGTGTACCCGCGCGTAACTCCTGTTGAACTGACTGTCGAAAGTTGGCAAGCGCATTCTCACGGGCAGCAGAAGTGGGGAGTGTCGACACGCGTTGAGGTTGATGAGAGTTTAAGAGCGCCTCTGAAGTGTTGAAGCTGTTGAAGTTGCTACTGCCACTGAGACGTTGAAGCGATGGCGTCGAGTTTGAGGGGCTCAAGCTACTCTGTCGGATAAGTTCCTTTCTTTTGCTTAATGGCAAATCGTCAACGTCCACTCCAACAGCGGCAGCATACATCGGGTAATTGTGCAGCGACCCGGCGTCGCTTGAGGCTCTATGACGAGCGGGAAGGTTGGCTTCTGAAGAGCCGGCCAACAAATTTCCTACTGATTTGTTGCGGAGATACATTTCCCGTTGGCCAAGAAGAGTTTGAGGGCTCGAGTACGATACAATACCTGGCGTCGATGAACGCTGGCTTTCTGTAACACCTGGAACGCCTAGGGTTTGCGATGCCATTGCTTCTCCCGAAGGAGTAGATAACATTTGGTTCGATACAGCTTGTTCTTCTGCGATAGATGAAATTACTCCCGACGTCATCCGTAACCCTCCAGAGGATGACCGTGGCATGTTGGCGCTAGTCGGAGTTGTGCCAGGGCTACGATGCTGACTCTCGCCGGTTAAAAGAGCGAGTGCTGCAGGAACATGCTGTTTTGAACCCCGTCGGGGTGCTGTGTGGGAGACATTAGAGGCTCGCGAGTCCGACCGTGTAATTGCCGGTACCGGGGTTCCTTCGTTGGAGGACTTGCGCAGCTCTTCCACGTGTACTGGAACTGGTGCTTCAGTCGTGGGTGCGGTTTGGCTTCTAGGTGCAGCGATATGgatctcatcaagctcggGGACATCTGCGTTGCTCAGGTGCTTGGCCCATTCGTTAGTCCGGTAGGACAATGCGACCTTGGAAAGTGATCGGGGGAGCCGATCTTTGGTCAAGCTAACACGAGCTGAGGAACCTGATGTTACAGACTTGCTCTTACTCATGCCTTCTGCAACGTCTCCTTCTTGTCGCTTGGATTCGTCAGGATTGGCCACACCATTCGCACTAACAGCCGTGGAAGAGTCCTGCTGAGTTTCAGGCGTGTTTCCTTTATCATCGTTGTCGTTTCCAGAAAGCTCCGCGTTAATTTGAAAGCTCTTTCGCACCTCATGGGTTGCGCGCGACTTGTCGTCACCGCTTGCACTCCCGTCGTCGATTGTCGCCGCAACTGAGCCGTCATCGTCGCGAGATTGCCTTTGTGGAATGACCAATTCGTCGCTGCTTTCACCATGTTGATGTTCCTGAGACTCTCCAAGAACACGACTCGATCGGTGGGACATATTTCCAAGCAATTCCATTGATCCACGAGAGAGACGAGATAATCTTTTCGCAAGTGAGCGTCGGTGGCTAGGTGTATGTAGCTCattgtcatcttcatcagcaAATGTTGCCACTGATGAACGGTCGTCGTTGGTACAGGCGTCATTGTCGTCATTGGCGACAGGAATAGTGAATGGAAGAGGTATAACAGGAGGGGCAACGGATCTAGCGACAGATGATTGCGTAGAGATACGTCTACTCTCAGGGGCCGAGGTAAGTACATTGCTGTCAGCCACATGGTTCACGGTCTCTGTTGCCGATGGAGTGATATCATCTGAAGCTACCTGAACCGTGACTCTGCCATCGTTGTTGTGTTCCGAAGACATCAGGTTCATGGCAGTGGTAGGCTGCTTCTTAAACTGCTCAGAGTCGGGCATGTCTGTCATCTCGATAACCTCAACAATTGAGGCGGATTGTCTTTTCGAAGAGTCGGTTTGGCTCGTGCGGTTATTCTTCTCGTTGGAGGTCTCGCCGCCATCCGAAATATGAGAGATCGTCGAGCTTCCTGCATCGCCATCCCCGTAGACCCTCTCCCATTGGCGTCTCTCACGCGCATTCGCCTCTTCGATGTTCCTTCCgacttgctcttcttcctcgcgGAGGCTGCGCTCCCCTTCGGCAGCCTCTTCCGCCTTCTTTTCGCGTTTTTCGCGAACCAGCTTCCATAGCTTGATCTGTGAGATGATTCCAAACAGGCAGACGATGATAATTGCTGCAGTCTCAACCCGGATGCCTTTCGTGACTGGATAAGTAGTGGCGCCAAGAGGAAACAAATCATCATTGAGCTCCCAGACATAAGCCCAGAATTCTTTTAGCCCAGCTCGGCTGAAACAGTCGATACCGAGCACCGTAACTGTGGCACCAGAGAATGAGATCATCAGAATGAGTGCCCAGTCTCGCGTATAATGGCTGAAGTAAAAGGCAAACCCGCCTACTGTAAAACAAGCGATGAAAATAGCTTTGGACACAACAGGTCCGAGCAGCCCACCTGGGACCAAGCAAAGAAGCCACATGCTGATACAGAAACCACCCAGAGCACAGCCTAGGCCCTCAGTGATTTCCCTGAAAAACATTGAAGCTGCACCGAGGATACAGCCGGAGATGACGACAGCAACCACATAGCCTCCCTGCAAAGCATCGCTGACTTCAGCCTTCATGACATATACGATCAGTACCGTAACACAGAGGGATGCAGCGAAAGCAGTCGAAAAGAAGGTATGGATCATTCGATTCTTGATTCCGACAAGAGCATACGCAACACCGGTTAGCAGCATGATAGTTCCCGCAACACCCCACCCTGGTGTGAGCCTTGGCTCAATGGGAAGCTGACCAGCGGGTATTGTAGCTAGGGTGCTTGTTAGCAATAACTCTAAGCTGTTGCTCAC is part of the Fusarium poae strain DAOMC 252244 chromosome 4, whole genome shotgun sequence genome and encodes:
- a CDS encoding hypothetical protein (BUSCO:19182at5125), translated to MVSLISGEYPPTLKPEEKDALIETAKDWSIGNGLAVRPPPTVIASGTDPKGIVAINVPVTLFPSPFPRQCFSQGKAVQKTYNELYASVSRDEEFLEQVVKEVADGDEFIRNLWDHLSLGLFRSDYMVHQDTHTSPPSLQVKQVEFNTIASSFGGLSTHTSSLHKYLATTEYPILENSIAQGTLDLPENTSTRGLAAGIEAAYNTYPQSELGHQKCVIFLVQDGERNVFDQRHLEYQIINSSPSIPVFRLPYSQILKHTTIAETSERQLLYHLPRNPAKVYEVAVIYMRSGYGPSDYPDQQAWDARYHLERSNAIKCPTVLTQLAGTKKVQQILATPRPSSSPSALSRFIRDDTGDAAELWRTFTNIYPMDTSDAGLEARKKALDPKACQDYVLKPQREGGGNNIYRGAIPDFLKSVPESHWGSYILMELITPPPVNNIILRNGTLEQGGVICELGIYGTCVWDQNTGKVHHNEEAGYLLRTKGDKSEEGGVAAGFGCMDSCTLV
- a CDS encoding hypothetical protein (BUSCO:56671at5125), whose amino-acid sequence is MSFSTIFRRAAVAPAFSARSFSTTTARPLAKITIVGNLADTPEVHPTSTGREIVRYAVASNSGSRENRKTSWFKVTSFAEGASRDYLMSLPKGATVYVEGDATLQPYTDANGQNRTSFSVVQRQIEVLRRPQAPEQGE
- a CDS encoding hypothetical protein (TransMembrane:7 (o29-48i60-83o103-124i145-165o185-212i242-266o301-323i)~BUSCO:31785at5125), with protein sequence MTDSIHLFGRDDLSVIAAPGPGTITTPSLTANLVCRVLFGIIANLACIVPLKNLYRNGEFAAVVFIANIELANLDTIINALIWRDDDTSKWWSGQGFCDVSPYYTNFLNALFGTCLLAVMRNLAQQVGLLRANPLSVQEKRRRNLVQALIMFPLPILQIAWVWPLTTQRYAVATLVGCSWIAWPAWPYMTFFVIAPVVVALITSGYAILTYIRFRQIARTTRTAINSSRSANQRAQRTKRRLYLMVLAILIPYLPVVITLAVLNILGAFPLQPFDYDLIHSRTWPYPWSAVILVPSNGFTFIHLNNCYIDILAAIPVVLFFGMTKDAINSYRRGLLYFGLGHLFPKLQEEYDPNRTTYGSSSGTSNLMDSSFSTTSSLPKKIKSLLTNRNLTAASSASLNPVSFQPTRSATTPGIEIGHELGEFQTSQSPLREIVYPPLNVPPSSDSLALPPRNPFLFRTRFDLPTIPLPSLSSFNFRRKKDRRPPLDRGLPLDSLPSVVNGRMWESKASGQPPRNQTLVWADAEDTPTPDIVTSDTRLLVPMSSTYSVTTEPLEETYRR
- a CDS encoding hypothetical protein (SECRETED:SignalP(1-23)~TransMembrane:7 (n8-18c23/24o131-150i157-177o189-207i214-233o239-258i265-283o323-341i)~BUSCO:11326at5125), producing the protein MLAPWSRLWTLLCLLLVFQLVSGEAFRISPRADDDELPKTTAIESKRAQSSTTETAEATGKKTESSQPTSSLSKSEATSVTVTATEKSESSDPTSTSTDGPFQSGLDDSSYYNATIPAGQLPIEPRLTPGWGVAGTIMLLTGVAYALVGIKNRMIHTFFSTAFAASLCVTVLIVYVMKAEVSDALQGGYVVAVVISGCILGAASMFFREITEGLGCALGGFCISMWLLCLVPGGLLGPVVSKAIFIACFTVGGFAFYFSHYTRDWALILMISFSGATVTVLGIDCFSRAGLKEFWAYVWELNDDLFPLGATTYPVTKGIRVETAAIIIVCLFGIISQIKLWKLVREKREKKAEEAAEGERSLREEEEQVGRNIEEANARERRQWERVYGDGDAGSSTISHISDGGETSNEKNNRTSQTDSSKRQSASIVEVIEMTDMPDSEQFKKQPTTAMNLMSSEHNNDGRVTVQVASDDITPSATETVNHVADSNVLTSAPESRRISTQSSVARSVAPPVIPLPFTIPVANDDNDACTNDDRSSVATFADEDDNELHTPSHRRSLAKRLSRLSRGSMELLGNMSHRSSRVLGESQEHQHGESSDELVIPQRQSRDDDGSVAATIDDGSASGDDKSRATHEVRKSFQINAELSGNDNDDKGNTPETQQDSSTAVSANGVANPDESKRQEGDVAEGMSKSKSVTSGSSARVSLTKDRLPRSLSKVALSYRTNEWAKHLSNADVPELDEIHIAAPRSQTAPTTEAPVPVHVEELRKSSNEGTPVPAITRSDSRASNVSHTAPRRGSKQHVPAALALLTGESQHRSPGTTPTSANMPRSSSGGLRMTSGVISSIAEEQAVSNQMLSTPSGEAMASQTLGVPGVTESQRSSTPGIVSYSSPQTLLGQREMYLRNKSVGNLLAGSSEANLPARHRASSDAGSLHNYPMYAAAVGVDVDDLPLSKRKELIRQSSLSPSNSTPSLQRLSGSSNFNSFNTSEALLNSHQPQRVSTLPTSAARENALANFRQSVQQELRAGTPVISTSGRETPFTPSSLLASREVEVQRNVDMSRNILLSQKQAEAQRRESKQREKEWADKAFDERMRNGDLLDIHREAMRKLQKNAKDM